In Bacillus sp. SM2101, a single window of DNA contains:
- a CDS encoding DNA-3-methyladenine glycosylase — protein sequence MWVKEVDISSPYDFNRVLGRLSLDPLNQADVEAKTVKIPLYIDDERTIATVRSIGTINHPSFIISGEQSALQDEVMKIINHLFQWNVPLKKIADHFKQTNLNKLFEEHRGTPLVLDFNLYGCLMKCIIHQQLNLKFAFTLTERFVKTFGSEVDGVWFYPSPEQIAELSYDMLRELQFSQRKAEYVIDTSRLISEGKLNLDELSNMPDEDVISSLVKIRGIGPWTAQNVLLFGLGRKNLFPKADIGIQNALKKYFSLDDKPTKDEMDELSEKWAPYLSYASLYLWRSIENS from the coding sequence ATGTGGGTAAAAGAAGTTGACATTTCGTCTCCATACGATTTTAATAGAGTGTTGGGACGTTTATCACTAGATCCATTAAATCAAGCTGATGTAGAGGCAAAAACGGTAAAGATACCACTTTATATTGATGATGAACGAACTATCGCTACGGTGAGAAGTATTGGTACTATCAACCATCCAAGCTTTATAATAAGTGGTGAACAAAGTGCGCTTCAAGATGAAGTAATGAAGATTATAAATCACTTATTTCAGTGGAATGTTCCTCTAAAAAAAATCGCAGATCACTTTAAACAAACTAATTTAAATAAGTTATTTGAGGAACATCGTGGAACACCTCTTGTTCTTGATTTTAATTTATACGGCTGTTTAATGAAATGTATTATTCATCAGCAGTTAAATTTAAAATTTGCATTTACGCTAACTGAGCGTTTTGTGAAAACATTTGGAAGTGAAGTAGATGGTGTTTGGTTTTACCCATCACCGGAACAAATTGCAGAACTTTCATATGACATGCTGAGAGAATTACAATTTAGTCAGCGGAAGGCTGAATATGTTATAGATACATCGAGATTAATTTCTGAGGGAAAGCTAAACTTAGATGAACTAAGCAACATGCCGGATGAAGATGTTATTTCATCTCTTGTGAAAATCCGTGGGATCGGTCCGTGGACAGCACAAAATGTATTATTATTTGGATTAGGTAGGAAAAATCTTTTTCCAAAAGCAGATATAGGTATTCAAAATGCACTAAAAAAATATTTTTCACTGGATGATAAGCCCACTAAAGACGAAATGGATGAATTAAGTGAGAAGTGGGCTCCATACTTAAGCTATGCTTCATTGTATTTATGGCGTAGTATTGAAAATTCTTAG
- the rlmD gene encoding 23S rRNA (uracil(1939)-C(5))-methyltransferase RlmD — translation MKQKRQNRSRQQNRNRQQKQDTSITLTKGQQFPLTIKRLGINGEGVGYFKKQVVFVPGALPGEEILAEASVIHSKYAEAIIRRIRIKSPHRVKAPCPLYVKCGGCQLMHLDYNEQLKQKRDIVVQAFERYGKVPVEKIQIKETIGMEDPWNYRNKSQFQLGMQKQNVIAGLYGLNSHQLVSINNCMIQHEATTKVTNVIKRILQDMQIPIYNEKSRSGDIRTIVTRVGFKTEEVQVVLVTRTDKLPRKEHLIKEITNRLPEVKSIMQNINGQKTSLIFGEKTVHIHGNEVIQETLGDLSFELSARTFFQLNPIQTVKLYEEVKKAAALSGKEKIVDAYCGVGTIGLWLAEGAAEIRGMDVIAESIEDANKNAKKHGYKNATYVQGKAEELLPKWVKEGWKPDTIVVDPPRSGCDDELLQTIQKVKPKKVIYVSCNPSTLAKDIEKLNRLYKIKYIQPVDMFPHTGHVEAVAVLELNK, via the coding sequence ATGAAACAGAAACGACAAAATCGCTCAAGGCAACAAAATCGAAATAGACAGCAAAAACAAGATACATCAATTACCCTTACAAAGGGTCAGCAATTCCCGTTAACGATCAAACGACTTGGCATTAATGGTGAAGGTGTAGGGTATTTCAAAAAACAAGTTGTTTTCGTACCAGGAGCCTTACCTGGAGAAGAAATCTTAGCCGAAGCATCGGTTATTCATTCTAAATATGCAGAAGCTATTATTAGAAGAATTCGCATTAAATCACCACACCGTGTTAAGGCACCATGTCCTTTATATGTTAAATGTGGTGGTTGTCAATTAATGCACCTTGACTATAATGAGCAGTTAAAACAAAAGCGTGATATCGTAGTACAGGCATTTGAACGTTATGGAAAAGTACCTGTTGAAAAAATTCAAATTAAAGAAACCATCGGTATGGAAGACCCATGGAATTACAGAAACAAAAGCCAATTCCAACTAGGTATGCAAAAGCAAAATGTTATTGCCGGGTTGTATGGCTTGAATTCACATCAACTTGTGAGCATCAATAACTGTATGATTCAGCATGAAGCAACGACCAAAGTGACAAATGTCATTAAACGTATATTACAAGACATGCAAATACCAATTTACAATGAAAAATCACGCTCAGGAGATATTAGAACAATTGTAACCAGGGTTGGTTTTAAAACAGAGGAAGTACAGGTTGTGCTTGTAACGAGAACGGATAAGCTACCTCGCAAAGAACATCTAATCAAAGAAATTACAAATCGTTTGCCAGAAGTAAAGTCCATAATGCAAAACATTAACGGTCAAAAAACGTCGCTCATTTTCGGAGAAAAAACAGTTCATATACATGGTAATGAAGTCATACAAGAAACACTCGGTGACTTATCATTTGAGTTATCGGCGAGAACGTTTTTTCAGCTAAACCCTATCCAAACGGTAAAGCTATATGAAGAAGTGAAAAAAGCAGCCGCATTATCTGGTAAAGAAAAAATTGTTGATGCATACTGTGGTGTAGGAACGATTGGTCTATGGTTGGCTGAGGGTGCAGCAGAAATTCGTGGTATGGATGTCATTGCGGAATCTATTGAAGACGCTAATAAAAATGCTAAAAAACACGGCTACAAAAACGCCACTTACGTCCAAGGAAAAGCCGAAGAACTGCTACCGAAATGGGTCAAAGAAGGCTGGAAGCCAGACACAATTGTTGTCGATCCACCAAGGTCAGGCTGTGACGATGAGTTATTACAAACAATTCAAAAGGTTAAACCGAAAAAAGTGATCTATGTTTCTTGTAACCCATCAACACTAGCTAAAGATATTGAAAAGCTAAATAGACTATATAAAATAAAATATATTCAACCAGTTGACATGTTCCCACATACGGGGCATGTAGAGGCAGTCGCAGTATTGGAGTTGAATAAATAG